CAAAGTGGAATTTGTTCAAGAAGAAAAGCAGAACAACTTATTGTTGATGGTAAAGTAAAAGTTAATGGTGATGTTGTATGTGAACTTGGAACAAAAGTAATTGATAGTGATATTATTATCGTTGATAATAAAAAAATAAAAAGAGAAAAAAAAGAATACTATTTATTGTTTAAACCAAAATCAATAATAAGTTCAACTACTGATGAACATAGTAGAGAAACTGTTGTTGATATAATTGAAACTGATGCGAGAATTTATCCTGTTGGACGACTTGATTATGATACTACAGGGTTGATTATTTTAACAAATGATGGTGAGTTTGCTAATAAAATGATGCATCCATCATCAAAAGTAAAAAAAGGTTATATTGCATTTGTTGATGGTTTAATTGGTGCTGAACAAATAAAGAAATTAGAACAAGGTGTTTTAATTGATAATAAAATGACTAAAAAAGCAAAAGCTAAAATTTTACATAAAGATTTTAAACAAGAAAAATCAAAGGTAAGATTAATTATTAGTGAAGGAAAAAATCATCAAGTTAAAAGAATGTTTGAAGCAGTTGGCTTAAAAGTAAGAAAATTACATAGAGAAACATATGGAAGTTTAAATTTGAATGGTTTAGTTCCAGGAGAATATCGTAAATTAAAACGTAGTGAAGTTGAAGATTTATTAACATTAGCTAAAGGCGATTTATTAGAATATAAACCAAAGTAATACAAGAAGAGTTAATTCTCTTCTTTTTATTATTAAAATTTATAAAATAATAGGTAAATATAATAAACTTTGTGAATTTTATCACTATTATTAATTAAATATATAGTTATTTGTTAATATGAACTTTAAATATATGGATATTTAATGTATAATTAGTATAGCAAATTAGTAAAGAAGGAGTGTTTTAATGATATTTAGTGGAAAAGGGAGAATTCACTTAAATGGTCATAAGAATTTGACTGATAGTGAAAAGCCTCTTATATTAGATGACTTTGAATATGTATATCTACCACTGTTGAACATGGGATCAACATCTTTTGAAGTTCTAGTTCAACCAGGAGATGAAGTCAAAGTAGGACAAAAAGTTGCGTATCGCAATGATCATTTCTATGTTCCAATTTATGCTAGTGTATCTGGAGTAGTAGAAAGCATTGATAAAATGATGAGTTCAAGCTTAATTTTTGCTCAACACATCAAAATAAAAAATGACTTTAAATATGAAAAAGAAGATCAAGCATTAAATTTGAAAGTTGAAAGCGCAAGTAAAGAAGAGATTGTTGAGGCAATCAAAGAAGCAGGAATCGCAGGATGTGGTGGATCAGGATTTCCAACATATATTAAGTATTCATCAAATACAAAAATTGATACATTGTTAATTAATGGAGTTGAATGTGAACCATTCATTACAATAGATTACCATTTAATGAAAGAACATGTTAGTGATTTAGTATTAGGTATTCAATTTTTAATGAAAGCTAGTAATGCACCAAAAGCAATTATTGCTTTTAAAAAAGGAAAAGATGCATTATTAAAAATTGTTAATGAAGCCTTACAAGGTATTGATAATATTGAAGTAAGAGAAGTACCTGATGTTTATCCAATGGGATGGGAAAGAACATTAGTCAAAGAAGTGTTTAATCTTCGTTTTGATAAATTACCATCTGAAGTAGGAATAGTTGTTAATAACTCAACAACTGCAATCAAAGTTGCTCAAGCTCTAACAAGAGGATTAGATCATACAACAGCTATTACAATTTCAGGAGATGCAATTAATAAACCATTGAATGTAATTGTACCAACAGGAAGCCGTGTTAATGAAATCGT
The nucleotide sequence above comes from Bacilli bacterium PM5-9. Encoded proteins:
- a CDS encoding electron transport complex protein RnfC (product_source=KO:K03615; cath_funfam=2.40.10.240,3.30.70.20,3.40.50.10190; cog=COG4656; ko=KO:K03615; pfam=PF01512,PF10531,PF13375; superfamily=142019,46548; tigrfam=TIGR01945) is translated as MIFSGKGRIHLNGHKNLTDSEKPLILDDFEYVYLPLLNMGSTSFEVLVQPGDEVKVGQKVAYRNDHFYVPIYASVSGVVESIDKMMSSSLIFAQHIKIKNDFKYEKEDQALNLKVESASKEEIVEAIKEAGIAGCGGSGFPTYIKYSSNTKIDTLLINGVECEPFITIDYHLMKEHVSDLVLGIQFLMKASNAPKAIIAFKKGKDALLKIVNEALQGIDNIEVREVPDVYPMGWERTLVKEVFNLRFDKLPSEVGIVVNNSTTAIKVAQALTRGLDHTTAITISGDAINKPLNVIVPTGSRVNEIVEKTGGYKEDVVASNTKLVMGGPMMGKAIVSDEIAVTSYNNAVTVLFDDALQELPCLRCSRCVEYCPSGLQPVAIKDAEIAQNVDMLKKLKADTCVSCGLCSYICPSRIQVTDYTTKGKTRVLNAK
- a CDS encoding 23S rRNA pseudouridine2605 synthase (product_source=KO:K06178; cath_funfam=3.10.290.10,3.30.70.1560; cog=COG1187; ko=KO:K06178; pfam=PF00849,PF01479; smart=SM00363; superfamily=55120; tigrfam=TIGR00093); translated protein: MERLQKVIAQSGICSRRKAEQLIVDGKVKVNGDVVCELGTKVIDSDIIIVDNKKIKREKKEYYLLFKPKSIISSTTDEHSRETVVDIIETDARIYPVGRLDYDTTGLIILTNDGEFANKMMHPSSKVKKGYIAFVDGLIGAEQIKKLEQGVLIDNKMTKKAKAKILHKDFKQEKSKVRLIISEGKNHQVKRMFEAVGLKVRKLHRETYGSLNLNGLVPGEYRKLKRSEVEDLLTLAKGDLLEYKPK